Proteins found in one Methanofollis fontis genomic segment:
- a CDS encoding thiamine pyrophosphate-dependent enzyme, which produces MADKSLELFDAGHRACGGCGPALAGRLILKGSGENTIVVASTGCMEVFSTPYPETAWKVPWIHSLFENAAAVASGVESSLKMQGRDEHVICICGDGATFDIGMLCISGAFERGHDITYICYDNEAYMNTGIQRSGATPYDADTTTSPAGKCSTGNARPKKDLPAILAAHGAPYVATTSIAYPNDVIRKVERAVNTEGPCYIQIHTPCCTGWGFDGAKTIDIGKLAIDTGLWVNFEMVDGQIEKAKKIVNRKPVEEYLSVQKRFRHLFRPEKNVDEIAKIQAIADRNAEKYGIDVTVKK; this is translated from the coding sequence ATGGCGGACAAATCTCTCGAACTCTTCGATGCCGGCCACCGCGCCTGCGGCGGATGCGGCCCTGCACTTGCCGGGCGGCTGATCCTCAAGGGTTCAGGTGAAAATACGATCGTTGTGGCTTCGACAGGATGCATGGAGGTTTTCTCCACGCCCTATCCGGAGACCGCATGGAAGGTGCCCTGGATTCACTCTCTGTTCGAGAATGCCGCCGCCGTTGCCTCGGGTGTCGAGTCCTCGCTGAAGATGCAGGGGCGAGACGAGCACGTCATCTGCATCTGCGGTGACGGTGCAACCTTCGATATCGGGATGCTCTGCATCTCCGGCGCCTTCGAGCGCGGCCACGACATCACCTACATCTGCTACGACAATGAGGCCTACATGAACACCGGCATCCAGCGCTCGGGTGCGACACCCTATGATGCCGATACCACGACGAGTCCGGCCGGGAAGTGCTCCACCGGGAACGCCCGTCCCAAGAAGGACCTGCCGGCGATCCTGGCGGCCCATGGTGCCCCCTATGTCGCCACCACCTCCATTGCCTACCCGAATGACGTGATCCGGAAGGTCGAGCGTGCGGTGAACACCGAAGGCCCCTGTTATATCCAGATCCATACCCCGTGCTGCACGGGCTGGGGCTTTGACGGAGCGAAGACGATCGACATCGGGAAACTCGCCATTGATACCGGTCTCTGGGTGAACTTCGAGATGGTGGACGGCCAGATCGAGAAGGCGAAGAAGATCGTGAACAGAAAACCGGTCGAGGAGTATCTTTCGGTGCAGAAGCGTTTCCGCCACCTCTTCAGGCCGGAGAAAAATGTTGATGAGATCGCAAAGATCCAGGCGATCGCAGACCGGAACGCTGAAAAATACGGGATCGACGTTACAGTGAAGAAATAA
- the porA gene encoding pyruvate ferredoxin oxidoreductase, which produces MMKIIEGSHAVAEAVKLCRPQVVSAYPITPQTHIVEALASMVADCELDADYICVESEFSALSGCVGASAAGSRTYSATTSQGLALMFEVCFNAAGMRLPIVMTIANRSLGAPLSIWNDQQDSISLRDSGWLQYYAEDIQEVSDLHFITYRVAEDHGVLLPAFVCFDGFILTHTYEPVDMPTQEEVDAYLPPFTPYQRLDAKDPISMGMYATPDYYMEFRYEVDRAMQRARGVYTDAARAFAEQFGRDYTSPVEGYRLEDADTALVAMGSICGTVKDAVDEMRADGKRVGLLKIRSYRPFPVEEVAAALGGVSTVAVLDKNISLGSKGAVALEVKDALYGSGIPVLDYIVALGGRDIRKKDIAQIVTLAEAGKGDMFYGLRTEVL; this is translated from the coding sequence ATGATGAAGATTATCGAGGGGTCCCATGCCGTCGCCGAAGCGGTGAAACTCTGTCGCCCGCAGGTGGTCTCGGCCTACCCGATCACCCCCCAGACCCATATTGTCGAGGCGCTCGCCAGCATGGTCGCCGACTGTGAACTGGATGCCGATTATATCTGTGTGGAAAGTGAATTCTCAGCCCTTTCCGGTTGTGTCGGTGCAAGTGCCGCCGGTTCGAGGACCTATTCGGCGACCACCTCCCAGGGTCTTGCCCTGATGTTCGAGGTCTGCTTCAATGCGGCGGGCATGCGCCTGCCCATCGTCATGACGATCGCCAACCGTTCGCTGGGTGCCCCGCTGAGCATCTGGAACGATCAGCAGGACTCGATCTCGCTGCGTGACTCAGGATGGCTGCAGTATTATGCCGAGGACATACAGGAGGTCTCCGACCTTCACTTCATCACCTACCGGGTTGCCGAGGATCACGGCGTGCTTCTGCCGGCCTTCGTCTGCTTCGACGGCTTCATCCTGACCCACACCTACGAACCCGTCGATATGCCGACACAGGAGGAGGTGGACGCCTATCTCCCGCCCTTCACGCCCTACCAGCGTCTGGACGCAAAGGACCCGATCAGCATGGGGATGTACGCCACTCCAGATTATTATATGGAGTTCAGGTACGAGGTGGACCGTGCGATGCAGCGGGCTCGCGGGGTGTACACCGACGCCGCCCGTGCATTTGCCGAACAGTTCGGCAGGGACTACACCAGCCCGGTCGAGGGCTACCGGCTTGAGGATGCCGACACCGCCCTCGTCGCCATGGGTTCGATCTGCGGGACTGTGAAGGACGCCGTCGACGAGATGCGTGCCGACGGAAAGCGCGTCGGGCTCCTGAAGATCCGTTCCTACCGCCCATTCCCGGTCGAAGAGGTCGCCGCCGCTCTGGGCGGGGTGAGCACGGTCGCTGTGCTGGACAAGAACATCTCCCTCGGCTCCAAGGGTGCCGTGGCCCTTGAGGTGAAGGACGCCCTCTATGGCAGCGGCATTCCGGTGCTCGACTATATCGTCGCCCTCGGCGGGCGCGACATCAGGAAGAAGGATATCGCACAGATCGTCACTCTTGCCGAAGCCGGGAAGGGCGACATGTTTTACGGTCTGAGAACGGAGGTGCTCTAA
- a CDS encoding 4Fe-4S binding protein → MALNVGCAARPGRARDNKTGSWRVFKPVFKHQTCTKCGLCEIVCPEGCVKEDEDGFFIPDLDYCKGCGLCAEECPADDIEMVQEEK, encoded by the coding sequence ATGGCGCTCAATGTCGGCTGCGCCGCACGACCCGGACGGGCACGGGACAATAAGACCGGTTCGTGGCGGGTGTTCAAACCTGTCTTCAAGCATCAGACCTGCACGAAATGCGGTCTCTGTGAGATCGTCTGTCCGGAAGGGTGCGTGAAAGAAGATGAGGACGGATTTTTCATACCCGATCTGGACTACTGCAAGGGCTGCGGCCTCTGTGCCGAGGAATGCCCGGCTGATGACATCGAGATGGTGCAGGAGGAGAAATAA
- a CDS encoding pyruvate ferredoxin oxidoreductase subunit gamma, with product MRELRIHGRGGQGSVTAAELIAVAAFEGGVYSQAFPAFGVERRGAPVQAFVRFSDEKIRLRSQVYEPDYIIVQDSTLIKDVDVFGGMKEGGIAIVNTEHDLPGNVPAGVNLIKIDATGIALEILGVPITNTTLMGAFAAATGEIELPALEKALMARFPGKLGEKNVAAASHAYKLVKGEA from the coding sequence TTGAGAGAGTTACGCATCCATGGCAGGGGTGGACAGGGTTCTGTCACTGCTGCCGAACTGATTGCCGTCGCGGCATTTGAGGGCGGCGTCTATTCGCAGGCTTTTCCTGCATTTGGAGTCGAACGGCGCGGTGCCCCTGTGCAGGCGTTCGTCCGGTTCAGCGACGAGAAGATCCGCCTGCGGAGTCAGGTCTACGAACCCGATTACATCATCGTCCAGGACAGCACCCTGATCAAGGATGTCGATGTCTTTGGCGGGATGAAGGAGGGTGGCATCGCCATTGTCAATACCGAACACGACCTCCCCGGCAATGTTCCCGCGGGGGTGAACCTGATCAAAATCGACGCCACCGGCATCGCTCTTGAGATCCTGGGCGTCCCGATCACAAATACGACACTGATGGGAGCATTTGCAGCGGCAACCGGCGAGATCGAGCTGCCGGCACTGGAGAAAGCCCTGATGGCCCGTTTCCCCGGAAAACTCGGTGAGAAAAACGTGGCGGCGGCCTCGCATGCCTACAAACTCGTGAAGGGGGAGGCCTGA
- a CDS encoding methanogenesis marker 12 protein → MFIGIDHGTTAMRFASEGDHFKISREEARSFSFTDLSRLCPLDRIDGVAVCYSMGDGIAAITDIRRVENRGVISREGAGKHIGGGTRVFDEIERSGLPAVVIPGIHRGSPTDPRFKAYSHQTSPEKIGIAYEVCHDLGPDVVVCDTSSNTVTTLVTDGKIVGAFDACIFAPGTRHGALDVDAIRRIDAGIETANDAFLHAGVAHTLPPAEQDRTIAMFAAMECAAMLLLNPDARIALAGSKAPVVAGEVTDLLGREVAVYDEWCAAQGLARIARDVFTTGSPVLGLPIDL, encoded by the coding sequence ATGTTCATCGGGATCGATCATGGCACGACGGCCATGCGTTTTGCGTCTGAGGGCGATCACTTCAAGATATCGCGGGAAGAGGCCCGTAGTTTCTCGTTCACCGACCTGTCACGACTCTGCCCGCTCGACCGGATCGACGGGGTTGCGGTCTGCTACTCGATGGGGGACGGCATTGCGGCGATCACGGATATCCGCCGGGTCGAGAATCGCGGCGTCATCTCGCGGGAGGGTGCGGGCAAGCACATCGGCGGGGGCACCCGCGTCTTTGACGAGATTGAAAGGAGCGGTCTTCCGGCCGTGGTGATCCCGGGGATTCACCGGGGTTCGCCGACCGATCCCAGGTTCAAGGCATACTCCCACCAGACCAGTCCGGAGAAGATAGGCATCGCCTATGAGGTCTGCCATGACCTGGGTCCGGACGTGGTGGTCTGCGACACCTCCTCGAACACGGTGACGACCCTGGTCACTGATGGAAAAATCGTCGGCGCCTTCGACGCCTGCATCTTTGCCCCCGGCACCCGGCACGGGGCGCTGGACGTGGATGCGATCCGCCGGATCGATGCCGGGATCGAAACGGCAAACGACGCCTTTCTCCATGCCGGCGTCGCCCACACCCTCCCGCCTGCGGAGCAGGACAGGACGATCGCGATGTTTGCGGCGATGGAGTGCGCCGCCATGCTCCTGCTGAATCCCGATGCCAGGATCGCACTTGCTGGATCGAAGGCGCCGGTTGTCGCCGGAGAGGTGACAGACCTCCTCGGGCGGGAGGTTGCCGTGTATGACGAGTGGTGTGCGGCACAGGGGCTTGCCCGGATCGCACGGGACGTGTTTACAACTGGTTCACCTGTTCTTGGTCTTCCTATTGACCTCTGA
- a CDS encoding NAD-dependent epimerase/dehydratase family protein has translation MFSIVTGGAGFIGSHTVDVLAGRGDEVVVIDNLSAGSTDNIAEHLKSGTVRLVQADLLDDGWQAILDGADRVYHIAADPDVRGSAQAPGGQVQNNIVATQRVLDAMREHSVPELVFTSTSTVYGEAKTIPTPEHYTPMYPISVYGASKLACEALISAYAHSFSMQAWIFRFANIIGERSGHGVITDFIRKLRENPKELEILGDGRQTKSYLDVRECVGGFEYAVAHADETVNTFNIGSEDWIDVVSIADIIVEEMGLSDVAYRFTGGARGWVGDVPRMQLSVDAMKGLGWTPALGSEESVRTTVRAILQG, from the coding sequence ATGTTCAGCATAGTCACCGGCGGTGCCGGTTTCATCGGGTCGCACACCGTCGACGTCCTGGCAGGGCGCGGCGACGAGGTCGTGGTCATCGACAACCTGAGTGCGGGATCGACCGACAATATCGCAGAACACCTGAAATCAGGGACAGTACGGCTGGTCCAGGCCGATTTGCTCGATGACGGATGGCAGGCGATCCTTGACGGTGCCGACCGTGTCTATCACATCGCCGCCGACCCGGACGTCCGGGGGAGCGCACAGGCGCCGGGCGGACAGGTGCAGAACAATATCGTGGCGACCCAGCGGGTGCTGGACGCCATGCGAGAGCACAGCGTCCCGGAACTCGTCTTTACCTCCACCTCCACCGTCTATGGCGAGGCGAAAACGATCCCGACCCCTGAGCACTACACCCCCATGTACCCCATCTCAGTCTATGGGGCGTCCAAACTCGCCTGCGAGGCCCTGATCTCCGCCTATGCCCACTCATTCTCGATGCAGGCGTGGATCTTCAGGTTCGCCAACATCATCGGCGAACGGAGCGGTCATGGGGTGATCACCGATTTCATCAGGAAACTCCGGGAGAACCCGAAAGAACTGGAGATCCTGGGGGACGGACGGCAGACGAAGTCCTACCTCGACGTCCGCGAGTGTGTCGGCGGTTTCGAGTACGCCGTCGCCCATGCTGATGAGACGGTCAACACCTTTAATATCGGTTCGGAGGACTGGATCGACGTCGTATCCATCGCCGACATCATCGTCGAGGAGATGGGGCTCTCAGACGTCGCCTACCGCTTCACCGGCGGGGCGCGCGGCTGGGTGGGGGACGTGCCGCGGATGCAGCTCTCCGTCGATGCGATGAAGGGCCTCGGGTGGACGCCGGCGCTCGGTTCAGAGGAGAGCGTGCGAACGACTGTCCGCGCCATACTGCAGGGATGA
- a CDS encoding COG2426 family protein: MDLTATILLALQSALPLWESRYAIPLAIQGGYPPLAAFVVGFGSNLAVVIVLLLLLEPVSEFLMAHSRIFARFFEWLFARTRRHTERFERWGALALIPFVAVPLPVTGSWTACAAAFVFGIRFRYALPTIAAGMIVAIAITTITMLGITSVSGMFGGNP; the protein is encoded by the coding sequence ATGGACCTGACCGCCACGATCCTGCTCGCCCTCCAGAGCGCCCTCCCCCTCTGGGAGTCGCGGTATGCGATACCTCTCGCCATACAGGGAGGGTATCCTCCCCTTGCCGCCTTTGTGGTCGGTTTCGGGAGCAACCTTGCCGTGGTCATCGTGCTCCTCCTCCTCCTCGAACCGGTCTCCGAGTTCCTGATGGCGCATTCCCGGATCTTCGCCCGGTTCTTCGAGTGGCTGTTTGCACGAACGCGACGGCACACTGAGCGTTTCGAACGCTGGGGGGCGCTCGCCCTCATCCCCTTTGTTGCCGTGCCGCTGCCGGTGACCGGGTCCTGGACGGCCTGCGCGGCGGCGTTCGTCTTCGGGATCCGGTTCCGTTACGCCCTGCCGACGATTGCAGCCGGCATGATCGTTGCGATCGCCATCACTACCATTACCATGCTCGGGATCACATCTGTATCAGGAATGTTCGGAGGAAATCCATGA